A genomic window from Gemmatimonadaceae bacterium includes:
- the rocF gene encoding arginase, whose amino-acid sequence MTQVRIIGVPMDLGASRRGVDMGPSAVRYTDLRDRLAKLGHDVDDIGNVSVPLREDAARGAQRGARYLGAITDVCSEVATRTEEALRAGRLPVVLGGDHALSAGSIAGASRFLKSKGQHLGALWIDAHGDLNTPGTSKSGNVHGMPLAALLGHGDAAMVGIAGAEGALRSTDLALVGLRDLDAAERSHIKKWKLSAFTMRSLDERGVRTVLEQAIAVATRDTAGIWVSFDMDVIDPEEAPGVGTAVPGGMTYREAHLAMEMLADTGKLVGLDMVEVNPVLDERNRTAEIACELICSALGKRIL is encoded by the coding sequence ATGACACAGGTTCGCATCATCGGCGTCCCAATGGACCTCGGCGCGTCGCGCCGCGGCGTGGATATGGGACCATCCGCCGTCCGCTATACCGACCTCCGCGATCGCCTGGCCAAGCTCGGCCACGACGTGGACGACATCGGTAACGTCTCCGTGCCCCTACGCGAGGATGCCGCCCGCGGCGCGCAACGTGGCGCACGCTACCTCGGCGCCATCACCGACGTGTGCAGCGAGGTTGCGACGCGCACGGAAGAAGCCCTCCGCGCCGGTCGGCTTCCCGTGGTCCTCGGCGGCGACCACGCACTTTCTGCCGGCAGCATCGCCGGCGCGTCTCGCTTCCTGAAGTCCAAGGGGCAGCATCTCGGCGCGCTCTGGATCGACGCCCACGGCGACCTCAACACGCCTGGCACCTCCAAGAGCGGCAACGTGCACGGGATGCCGCTGGCCGCGCTGCTCGGGCACGGCGACGCGGCGATGGTCGGCATCGCCGGCGCGGAAGGCGCGCTGCGCAGCACCGACCTCGCGCTGGTCGGCCTGCGCGACCTTGACGCCGCCGAGCGCAGCCACATCAAGAAGTGGAAGCTCTCCGCGTTCACGATGCGCAGCCTCGACGAGCGCGGCGTGCGCACGGTGCTCGAGCAGGCCATCGCCGTCGCGACACGCGACACCGCCGGCATCTGGGTGTCATTCGATATGGACGTGATCGATCCGGAAGAGGCGCCCGGCGTCGGCACCGCCGTCCCCGGCGGGATGACCTACCGCGAAGCCCATCTCGCGATGGAGATGCTCGCCGACACCGGCAAGCTCGTCGGCCTCGATATGGTCGAGGTGAACCCCGTCCTTGACGAACGCAACCGCACCGCCGAGATCGCCTGCGAGCTCATCTGCTCGGCGCTCGGCAAGCGCATTCTCTGA
- a CDS encoding Rieske (2Fe-2S) protein has protein sequence MSETNARTDVCSAEATTAGTDSCAIRHDRRDFLRAGLMAVGALATLGVTPDRLSALERRFAVGRRTGDELRYPIPAADGVTIDTPNKVILARVGGVALAFVLECPHRGESVTWQGDRNRFYCPKHRSTFQPNGTLIGGRAERGLDRYALRRDGDELVVDLATKLRSDNAATDWAAAQVTL, from the coding sequence ATGTCAGAAACGAACGCAAGGACAGACGTCTGCAGCGCTGAAGCGACGACGGCCGGCACGGACAGCTGCGCCATCCGCCACGACCGCCGCGACTTCCTCCGCGCCGGCCTGATGGCGGTGGGTGCGCTGGCCACGCTCGGTGTCACGCCGGATCGCCTGAGCGCGCTGGAACGCCGGTTCGCGGTCGGCCGCCGGACGGGCGACGAGTTGCGCTACCCCATCCCCGCCGCCGACGGCGTGACGATCGACACGCCGAACAAGGTGATCCTTGCGCGCGTGGGCGGCGTGGCGCTGGCCTTCGTGCTCGAATGCCCGCACCGCGGCGAGAGCGTGACCTGGCAGGGCGACCGCAACCGCTTCTACTGCCCCAAGCACCGCAGCACCTTCCAGCCGAACGGCACGCTGATCGGCGGCCGCGCCGAACGCGGGCTGGACCGCTACGCGCTGCGGCGCGACGGCGACGAGCTCGTGGTGGACCTCGCGACGAAGCTACGCAGCGACAACGCCGCCACGGACTGGGCGGCGGCGCAGGTCACGCTCTAG
- a CDS encoding DUF1275 domain-containing protein, with translation MPLDYARRLTAPERSRQGNVHLGAGLAFVAGATNAGAFLAVGQYTSHMTGLVSEMADAVVLRRWPVAATALGGVLAFIAGAASTAILVNFAQRRRLRSAFAQPLLLESALLLAFGFLGARLSQVHGFYTSVTVLLLCYMMGLQNAVITKISRAEIRTTHVTGLITDLGIELGKLVYFNRTRADAIAPVAADRERLAVLAALLLAFFAGGLVGALGFTNIGYLTTVPLSGVLLLLAVIPALDDLRGAPRGPHPPGTV, from the coding sequence ATGCCGCTCGACTACGCCCGGCGACTCACCGCCCCGGAACGCTCCCGGCAAGGGAACGTCCATCTCGGGGCGGGCCTGGCGTTCGTCGCCGGTGCTACCAACGCCGGGGCCTTTCTCGCCGTCGGGCAGTACACCTCGCATATGACCGGCCTCGTCTCCGAAATGGCCGATGCCGTCGTCCTGCGCCGCTGGCCCGTGGCGGCCACCGCCCTTGGCGGCGTGCTGGCGTTCATCGCCGGCGCGGCGAGCACGGCCATACTCGTCAACTTCGCGCAGCGCCGCCGCCTGCGCAGCGCCTTCGCCCAGCCCTTGCTGCTCGAATCGGCCCTGCTGCTGGCCTTCGGTTTCCTCGGCGCGCGCCTCTCGCAGGTGCACGGCTTCTATACCTCGGTCACCGTGCTCCTGCTCTGTTATATGATGGGCCTGCAGAACGCCGTCATCACGAAGATCTCGCGCGCCGAGATCCGCACGACGCACGTGACCGGACTCATCACGGACCTTGGCATCGAGCTGGGCAAACTCGTGTATTTCAATCGCACTCGCGCGGACGCCATCGCGCCGGTCGCCGCCGACCGCGAGCGCCTCGCGGTCCTCGCAGCGTTGCTGCTGGCCTTCTTCGCGGGCGGCTTGGTCGGGGCGCTCGGGTTCACCAACATCGGCTACCTCACGACCGTGCCGCTGTCCGGCGTGCTGTTGCTGCTGGCCGTCATCCCCGCGCTGGATGACCTGCGCGGAGCGCCGCGCGGTCCCCATCCTCCTGGTACCGTGTGA
- a CDS encoding TCR/Tet family MFS transporter yields MTPRRAALAFIFVSIVLDIVAFGIVIPVLPKLIESFVDFDAARAAQWVGLFGTVWALMQFCCAPLLGALSDRFGRRPVLLLSISGLGLDYVFMALAPTLGWLFVGRIISGMTAAGFATAAAYIADVTEPERRAAAFGLVGAAWGFGFVVGPALGGILGAADPRLPFWVAGALALVNAAYGFFVLPESLPPEKRAAFDLKRANPLGSLRFLQANRQLFGLAGTSFLYNLGHTVFPSVFVIWASYRYGWDAKAVGLSLAVVGIANILVQGGLVRPLVRRVGARRAMAIGAAAGTLGFALYGIAAAVPLFWLAIFVYAPAGVFNPSLMGAMSKRVGPSEQGRLQGATSSLMGVAGMLGPGLFTLSFAWAIRPGGIVHLPGLPFLIAAALFAAAGLLAMRSTTPESD; encoded by the coding sequence GTGACGCCGCGCCGCGCCGCGCTGGCGTTCATCTTCGTCTCGATCGTCCTCGACATCGTCGCCTTCGGCATCGTCATTCCGGTGCTGCCCAAGCTGATCGAGTCGTTCGTGGACTTCGATGCCGCGCGCGCCGCACAGTGGGTGGGACTCTTCGGGACCGTCTGGGCGCTGATGCAGTTCTGCTGTGCGCCGCTGCTCGGGGCGCTCTCCGACCGCTTCGGCCGCCGCCCGGTGCTGTTGCTCTCGATCAGCGGCCTCGGACTCGACTACGTCTTTATGGCGCTTGCGCCCACGCTCGGCTGGTTGTTCGTCGGGCGCATCATCTCCGGAATGACCGCCGCCGGGTTCGCCACCGCCGCCGCGTACATCGCCGACGTCACCGAACCGGAGCGTCGTGCCGCCGCCTTCGGCCTCGTCGGCGCCGCGTGGGGATTCGGCTTCGTCGTGGGGCCGGCGCTCGGCGGCATCCTCGGTGCCGCCGATCCGCGCCTCCCGTTCTGGGTGGCGGGCGCGCTGGCGTTGGTGAACGCGGCCTATGGCTTCTTCGTCCTGCCGGAGTCCTTGCCGCCCGAGAAGCGCGCCGCCTTCGACCTCAAGCGCGCCAACCCCTTGGGCTCGCTGCGGTTCCTGCAGGCCAACCGCCAACTCTTCGGCCTCGCCGGCACGAGCTTCCTCTACAACCTCGGCCATACCGTCTTCCCGAGCGTCTTCGTCATCTGGGCCAGCTACCGCTATGGCTGGGACGCCAAGGCGGTCGGGCTTTCCCTTGCCGTGGTCGGCATTGCCAACATCCTCGTGCAGGGCGGGCTCGTGCGCCCCCTGGTCCGGCGCGTCGGTGCGCGCCGCGCGATGGCCATCGGCGCCGCGGCCGGGACGCTGGGCTTCGCGCTCTACGGCATCGCCGCGGCGGTGCCGCTCTTCTGGCTCGCAATCTTCGTCTATGCGCCGGCGGGTGTGTTCAACCCGTCGTTGATGGGCGCGATGTCCAAGCGCGTCGGCCCCAGCGAGCAGGGACGCCTGCAGGGAGCGACGAGCTCGTTGATGGGCGTGGCCGGAATGCTCGGGCCGGGCCTCTTTACCCTGAGCTTCGCCTGGGCGATTCGACCCGGCGGCATCGTCCACCTGCCAGGCCTTCCGTTCTTGATCGCCGCGGCGCTCTTTGCGGCCGCCGGTCTCCTGGCGATGCGCAGTACCACGCCCGAATCGGACTGA